One genomic window of Quercus robur chromosome 6, dhQueRobu3.1, whole genome shotgun sequence includes the following:
- the LOC126732784 gene encoding probable serine/threonine-protein kinase At1g01540: protein MSDHKANDQLSKPTSIFGLKLWVILGVCVGAGFVLLLFLISLWLVSKRSKSKNSRRPTIPLVSKEIQEIRVDHGRNHHTHHQEPKPTTRSQLEPDPSPESDPVSAIVERQALLPPPEEESPMGYHQRIHIEIGKDHRISYPERFCRSSSSHGSGEARGGVDQVAIVVPEVSHLGWGHWYTLRELEAATNGFADDNVIGEGGYGIVYHGVLQDNSQIAVKNLLNNRGQAEKEFKVEVEAIGRVRHKNLVRLLGYCAEGAHRMLVYEYVNNGNLEQWLHGDVGPCSPLTWEIRMNIILGTAKGLTYLHEGLEPKVVHRDIKSSNILLDKQWNSKVSDFGLAKLLGAESSYITTRVMGTFGYVAPEYASTGMLNERSDVYSFGILVMEIITGRNPVDYSRPPEEVNLVEWLKKMVANRNAEGVLDPKLPEKPTSRALKRALLVGLRCVDPNAQKRPKMGHVIHMLEAEDSPFKEDRRAGRDAGRANGDSAKDMLKEKQVMEPGDSSERESVVNQNEARWKHQEDKL, encoded by the exons ATGTCTGATCACAAAGCAAACGACCAGCTCTCCAAACCGACATCAATCTTCGGGCTTAAACTGTGGGTGATTCTTGGTGTTTGTGTTGGAGCTGGGTTTGTGCTCCTTCTCTTCCTCATTTCTCTATGGCTGGTCTCAAAGCGCTCCAAATCCAAGAACTCTCGAAGACCCACAATCCCACTTGTCTCCAAAGAGATCCAGGAGATCAGAGTCGACCATGGTCGAAaccaccacacccaccaccaaGAGCCGAAGCCAACAACAAGGTCTCAACTTGAACCCGACCCATCTCCCGAATCCGACCCAGTTTCCGCAATAGTTGAAAGACAAGCACTGCTTCCACCTCCAGAGGAAGAGAGCCCAATGGGGTACCACCAAAGGATTCACATTGAGATTGGGAAGGATCATAGGATTTCTTACCCTGAGCGTTTCTGCAGGTCTTCTTCTTCGCATGGCAGTGGGGAAGCTCGTGGCGGTGTTGATCAGGTAGCTATAGTGGTTCCTGAAGTTTCACACTTGGGGTGGGGGCATTGGTATACTCTGAGAGAGCTTGAGGCTGCCACAAATGGTTTTGCTGACGATAATGTAATTGGTGAAGGTGGGTATGGGATTGTATATCATGGTGTTTTGCAGGACAATAGTCAGATTGCTGTCAAGAATTTGCTCAATAATAG GGGACAAGCTGAGAAGGAGTTTAAGGTTGAAGTTGAGGCAATTGGTCGGGTTCGGCATAAGAATTTGGTGAGATTGCTTGGTTACTGTGCTGAAGGAGCTCATAG GATGCTTGTATATGAGTATGTAAACAATGGGAATTTGGAACAATGGCTTCATGGGGATGTAGGGCCTTGCAGCCCTCTTACTTGGGAGATTCGGATGAATATCATCCTTGGAACAGCAAAAGG GCTAACTTACCTTCATGAGGGGCTGGAACCCAAAGTTGTTCACCGAGATATAAAATCAAGCAACATTTTACTTGACAAGCAGTGGAATTCAAAGGTTTCAGATTTTGGCCTTGCTAAGCTCCTAGGTGCAGAGAGTAGCTACATTACAACTCGTGTCATGGGAACATTTGG CTATGTAGCTCCCGAATATGCAAGCACGGGAATGCTTAATGAAAGAAGTGACGTGTACAGCTTTGGGATTCTTGTAATGGAAATAATTACTGGGAGGAACCCGGTTGATTATAGCCGACCTCCAGAAGAG GTCAACTTAGTTGAGTGGCTTAAGAAGATGGTCGCAAACAGGAATGCAGAAGGAGTATTGGATCCAAAGCTGCCTGAGAAGCCTACTTCAAGGGCATTGAAGAGGGCTCTTCTTGTTGGTTTACGTTGTGTGGATCCCAATGCACAGAAGCGGCCAAAAATGGGACATGTTATACATATGCTGGAAGCTGAAGACTCCCCCTTCAAAGAA GATCGTAGAGCTGGAAGGGATGCAGGACGTGCAAATGGTGACAGTGCAAAGGATATGTTGAAAGAGAAGCAGGTGATGGAACCAGGAGACAGTAGTGAACGCGAAAGCGTAGTGAATCAAAATGAGGCAAGATGGAAGCATCAAGAAGACAAACTGTAA